A stretch of Lactuca sativa cultivar Salinas chromosome 6, Lsat_Salinas_v11, whole genome shotgun sequence DNA encodes these proteins:
- the LOC111890494 gene encoding uncharacterized protein LOC111890494 — protein MKDQHEGHPQHTFTLQLRPAAFRCDACNSMDEGLFFQCDSCDFWIHKTCASLVPIIHLPHHPDHELFLIYSLPEIFFNFLHYCEICNAYIERNYWLYHCANCRYFVHIRCALNAQRPSSTERDVSTSTYFVDEDAKDLLEFPMLEAFMDPLKLLHLDKTCIHDDKTEEIKHWSHHHPLILNNVHQFNNMYGMISSNPLEVCHGCVKPLSLPYYTCKDGCSFTLHKYCSELPLKLQHPLHSDHSLDLINLSGHSISYKCIGCFSNVNTFLYNCKTCKFYLDANCAFLPKTIKHKSYKHPLIQVIDPDAFCSACDKFYKGISYACKPCNFILDMYCAMRSLHSLAHRYCKGHKIPLMYPPIMDHPEDFYCDICEKEMHPKMPVYYCHKCKNSFHLDCISRIDYQANMLYKGTINVSYHKHPLTYVRRKKTPMYVYSICNQDINGYLSLECRARVCNFNICYQCHRRKE, from the exons ATGAAGGATCAACACGAAGGCCATCCACAACACACTTTCACCCTACAGTTAAGACCTGCTGCATTCCGGTGTGATGCTTGCAATTCTATGGATGAAGGCTTATTCTTCCAATGTGATAGTTGCGACTTCTGGATCCATAAAACTTGTGCTTCCTTAGTACCTATCATCCACCTACCCCATCATCCCGATCACGAACTGTTTCTCATATATTCGCTTCCAGAAATATTCTTTAATTTCTTGCATTATTGTGAAATTTGCAATGCATACATCGAGCGGAATTATTGGTTGTATCATTGTGCAAATTGTAGATATTTTGTACATATTAGGTGTGCCTTAAATGCACAGCGACCTTCTAGTACTGAAAG AGATGTCTCAACTAGTACTTATTTTGTTGATGAAGATGCAAAAGATTTGCTTGAATTTCCCATGTTAGAGGCATTCATGGATCCATTAAAACTGCTACATTTGGATAAGACATGTATACATGATGATAAGACTGAAGAGATTAAACATTGGAGCCATCATCATCCATTAATCCTTAATAATGTTCATCAATTTAACAATATGTATGGTATGATCTCTAGTAATCCACTAGAGGTATGTCACGGGTGTGTAAAACCCCTCTCCCTTCCATACTATACTTGCAAAGATGGATGTTCATTCACTCTCCATAAATATTGCTCCGAGTTACCACTCAAATTACAACATCCACTTCACTCGGATCATTCGCTTGACTTGATAAACTTGTCGGGACACAGTATAAGCTATAAATGCATTGGTTGTTTTAGCAACGTCAACACATTTTTGTACAACTGTAAAACTTGCAAGTTTTACCTTGATGCCAATTGCGCATTTTTACCCAAAACCATCAAACACAAATCCTACAAGCATCCTCTTATCCAAGTTATAGATCCTGATGCTTTTTGTAGTGCATGTGACAAATTTTATAAAGGCATAAGTTATGCTTGTAAGCCTTGCAACTTCATATTAGACATGTATTGTGCAATGAGGTCGCTGCATTCCCTTGCTCATAGATATTGCAAAGGACATAAAATCCCATTGATGTATCCCCCGATCATGGATCATCCAGAAGACTTCTATTGTGATATTTGTGAGAAAGAAATGCACCCTAAGATGCCAGTCTATTATTGTCACAAATGCAAAAATTCTTTTCATCTTGATTGCATTAGTCGAATCGATTATCAAGCAAACATGTTGTACAAGGGCACAATAAATGTTTCCTATCATAAACATCCATTAACATATGTTCGGAGAAAGAAAACGCCCATGTATGTGTATTCTATTTGTAATCAAGATATTAATGGTTATTTGAGCCTCGAATGTCGGGCAAGAGTCTGTAATTTCAAtatttgttatcagtgtcatcGTAGGAAGGAATGA
- the LOC111890563 gene encoding GDSL esterase/lipase At1g58430, producing MAFAVFIFALFLKVSTALSSQNITHLFSAVFIFGDSTADSGNNNYINTPFKADHPPYGEDFPGKIPTGRFSTGKLMSDIWASLLGIKQTVPPFLQPNISDFDIRTGVNFASAGSGHDDMTTQISQVIPVTKQLYYFKEYIKRLKKVVGIKEANRIIEGALVSISGGTNDFTISYYDLPSRRDNFSMDDYQDYILKKLQNFINFV from the exons ATGGCTTTCGCCGTGTTCATCTTCGCCTTATTTCTCAAAGTCTCCACCGCCCTTTCCAGTCAGAACATAACCCATCTATTCTCTGCCGTCTTCATTTTTGGCGACTCCACTGCAGATTCCGGCAACAACAATTACATAAATACCCCATTCAAAGCCGACCATCCCCCATACGGGGAAGACTTTCCTGGAAAAATCCCCACCGGCCGGTTTTCAACCGGAAAACTGATGTCGGACATTTGGGCGTCTCTGCTGGGAATAAAACAAACCGTTCCTCCGTTCCTGCAGCCTAATATCTCCGATTTTGATATCCGCACCGGAGTGAACTTCGCTTCCGCCGGATCGGGGCACGATGACATGACGACTCAGATTTCACAGGTGATTCCTGTGACGAAGCAGTTGTATTACTTTAAGGAGTATATAAAGAGATTGAAGAAAGTTGTGGGGATCAAAGAAGCCAATAGGATAATTGAGGGGGCGTTGGTGTCAATTAGTGGTGGAACAAATGATTTCACGATTAGCTACTACGATCTGCCTTCTAGAAGAGACAATTTCTCCATGGACGATTACCAGGATTATATATTGAAGAAGCTTCAGAATTTCATCAAT ttCGTTTGA